The genomic region CTGGTGTATATAGGAAATCACAGCTTTGACTGACGGGAATGCGACACCGGTGACGGTGACCACCGGACGCTCCATCCTCTCTCGATCGGCGTCAATTGATTGAACACCCGATACTAATTCGCCGGATCGGATCTAGCGGCAAGGCCACCGGCGTTTACTGCTCGTAGAACATGGGGCGCCGGTATGAGAAACGAGGGAACGCGGTTTCCACTTAGTCAACTCGCTAAAATTATGCAACCAtgctctttcttcttttcccaTCGCCGGTGAACGCACTCTGCTGCCAGCTGCCGCCCTCAGTGActtcaatttcattgaaattgagTAGGACGATGGATCTACGACTTGTTATACCCCACCGTGTATTACCTGGTCTTTCAAACCTAGACCTACCGACCTTccaaatttcattgaaacgaGAGCCACACCAGGAAGGACTCTTCACAACTCTCCCGAGTGTTAACCAGTCTTTAAAGCTACATCTGTCCCAAGGAATCCCCAAAAGCTAGGCATTTAACCCTCTAATTTGTGGAAATCGACAGGACCAACATCCAAAGGACTTCCCTAAAGCTAGACCTATCGCACCTTTGAGTTACACCGAAGTCTCTGGGAGCCACATCAGGAAGGACACCCCGCGAGTCGCTTACCGTATCCAACGTCGATCATCTTCTCGTGTTTCGCGCAGCATATATGTTGTCGGGTCTCTTCCCTGCGCACCCTTCCCTCTGAATCCTCGTCGGCGATCGCTGTAACAAGAGGGTCAGTGAAAATCCTCTAACCACCGGATTCCGCGCAGGACTAACGCAACTTCGTAGAAGGATTGCGTAACTTACTGACGCAATCTATCACTCTATACTATCACTCCCTTGAAGACGGGGTGTGGAAAGCGTGCGAATGAGTTTATATGTTTACCTAGTCGTAGGTTGGCCAGGCAAACTAGGGTGAAGCCACCGAATACGGCCCATCGACCCCTCGTGATTCTTATTCGCATCAGTACGAGTTGCGGCGAACGCGGATTGCTTTCCGAAGAACAAGAGGGTTGGATCTTCACAGCGGCCGAGTGATCGGATCCCTGGATGACTAGATTGACTCGTGGTGCACGGAATAATCGCGGACACGCGCTTCTACTATGATCCGTGCGTTACGCAGCAGTGGAGACGCACGGGTTTGATCGATCACGATCGGTAGTTGCCCACGCAGGTTGCGATCTGCGAGAAGACTGGCCGTCTGGAAGCCGCTGGATCTCGCTCAGATGGTGAGGCGTCCGGCTGACAGGCGGATCTCTATTAATCTCGTTTGGTACGGGAACGTCGGCCCGCTTCGTCACGGACTGGCCCGTCCGTCCATCCATCGGGTGGGTCTTTTGCCTCTTGCTCTGCCCAACCATCGCCGATGCGCGCTGTGGCCGGCCCGATCATGCTGATTTCATGCCCCACCGAACCTGATTCATCCTTGCCTCCATTGCAAACGTCAACATTCCAGGCCCCGTCCGACTTTCATCATCTCCCTACGTTGGTTCTCCCTTTTCGCTGTCTCGCCCTTCTTTTTTCGCTCAATCGTATCACCTAACGACGTGTACCCGTCTCATAAATCAGCTACCGCCCGGTAACGATTCCGTCATCAATTATCCGTTAGTACCTGAAGACCTCTGAGCTTCTTGGTCCAGGCTTTTCTTATACCGAAATCCTTTTTCCACTGCGCCTGCAATCATCGACTATATGGTCACGCGAATATCtcatttcatattaatattactagtACAACAATTGAAATTGCAGAATTCTAAAATCGGTCATCTGTGGCTATGATGAGGAAACCCTCCATTACAATTCAGTAACTATAACTgctttattatcataattagtTCAGATAACTGAGGTTCTACTGTCGTCGTTCGTAATCaaacgtttgaaatatttggtATGCTCGGTATTCTGCTATTTTCATTCCAGTGTCTTCATGTCCTTTGCTTCACTGTATCCAGAATTTCATCATCACCAGatacagaatttatattacacaGTACCTGTAAACATCGTCGTTACCATAATCGATATAGATAGAGCACAATCATCGTCTTTGATAAACGACTTGTGTCATTTCAACAAAATGATTACGACCACGCTGTTCATCTGCCATCAGCATTATTACCTTAATACAAAGcttctgtaattaaaaatatttcaagtaactgTTTAATATAGTGAAGCactctaaatattattacctaTCGACATAACTGTTTTCATAATTGTTGTAATTGTTCCCGATAAATCAGTATTTCAAGTACATTAATAGTTAACATACGCATTTTAGATCCGGGCCATGTTTACCTAACAACTTGTCTAACGCGCAGGTACCGTAGAATCGATATGCGACTTATGTTCGATTAACCGttgcttttaaatattcaaaactgAATTAAGTACGATTTTCATCATACAAGAAATAATCCTTGTTGCAGTTCACGGCGCAAGTTAGCATAATCTACCCCACATACATATACCTTGATAGTAGCATTCCGCAGTAGTGTTTCTACGAAATTCTATATGTTCgtagattatattaatactaatgtTGACCTGAAAATCACCTtttttcgattatatttaaggtacaaatacatatacatgaatttatatatacctatatatttgtatatatgtgaTTTTCAATGGTAAATTATGATCACAGcaatttataggttatgtttttATAGGAAGGTACTGTATTGTTTTGCATTGGCTTAGAAAAGAATTGTATGTAGTGAATTTAATCAAGGTAACGCTACTATAGTACATCGATTAGTCAATTTACTTTCTTTAGAATGACTTCGAAAACAAAAGACAGTGGAAGGAAAAGTCTTCCGATATGGGTCACATGCGAAAAGTGCGAATGCACGTTAACGCAAAAATGTACGGTAGAACACGATGGCAATTGTCCGccaaatttagaaaaatggaaccacgattttatttacagcGGTACCCTGTATAGCACTGTAGAAATGTATAAATCACAAGGTATTCGAAGCTGCACCTTTATCATTGCCTGCACAGTTCTTCacttatattgtttttatttaaatagaactGCCAAAGAACATTTCTCAAAGGGCACTGGATGACATGGTGTTTATATCACAATCTGCATTACAACTATGCGAGATTGCAATTGGGGATCCTGTTTTGGTCAGTACAGAAGGAGGTACAGTGGTTAAAACCGTTTGGCCAACTAAAGACAAATCGCTGACAAGCGTTTCATTGACCAAATATGGTTGGTTGTTCATTGAAATGTCTCGAATAAAGAGTAAGGACATGTTTCTATGAATTTATCTTTTACAGCCATGGAACTGAACGATCTGCAGGGTCTTgttaaaattcagaaaatgaGTTGTCCTGTTTCTATTGCTAAAgagtttataatttcttacacGGGAAGGCATTCACTACCAGAAGCAAGTACAGAGCTTAATATCATATTGAAGAATCATAATGagcagaaaatattctttgttggaaataaattcagtataCCTTTTTATGGTAAAAGATTGACTTACCAGATTGTACAAGTCACATCCAATGAAAGTACAGATAGTATATCAGAACAACTTAAACAGTTAAATTTAACATCGGATCATACGTATAGCATTAAACTTTACAAAGCACTTTACAATACAAAGTGGACGATTCTAAATGaaaaagaggagaagagagatgcgcctaaaaagaaaatatgtaaaatggaagATGTTGGGGGGTACCGCAATTTAATAGAAGATATTAAAGAAGTTCTAAATATTGGTTTGGGTAGATGTAAGAGCATTGgggatttttatattagcagaggaatattattatatggtaCTGCCGGTGTTGGTAAATCTATCATTGCGAATGCTCTAATATCTGAATATGATCTCAACTGTTTTACTGTTCACAGTTCAGATATTTATAGCAAATCTCTCGGCGAAACAGAACAGAAATTAAAGGATATCTTCATGGAAGCTAAAGCTAAAGCTCCcagcataattttaatagaagaGATTGATAGTTTGTGTCCTAAGAGGAGCAGTTCGAGCACTGACCATGAGAGGAAGGTTCTCTCGCAACTGGTAGCACTTTTCGACGATATACAGAACGCAAATGATAACGTTGTAATATTGGGAACAACTTCTAAACTTGATCTAGTGGATAGTTCTCTTAGAAGACCTGGTAGAATAGACAAGGAGTTCGAAATCTATGTGCCCACGCCGACTATGCGAAGGGAAATATTagagaaaatgttattaaaaattccacaCAGTTTGTTAGACGAAGACATTAGGAACATTGCATTTGTCACCCACGGATATGTTGGCGCAGACTTGTACGGTCTTTGCTCGCAAGCAGTTTTAAACGCTGTGAAGCGCCAACAAAAAATGAGCGTGCCCTTCGAAACGCTCGCAGAAATAACAGTCACAGACTTCAATCTTGCTCTGAATGTGATAAAACCGTCAGCCATGAAGGAAGTTCTGATAGAAGTGCCTAACATTAGGTGGTCCGACATAGGAGGACAggaagatttaaaattaaagttgaaaCAAGCGGTCGAATGGCCACTACGACACCCCGAAGCGTTTCAGAGAATGGGCATCACCCCGACTAGAGGTGTTCTAATGTTTGGACCACCTGGTTGCTCCAAGACGATGATCGCAAAGGCTCTAGCAACAGAGAGCAGAGTCAACTTCTTAAATATAAAGGTAACAATGCGTTCGTCTTGATCATTAACCCTGTCAGGGCATATCCTTTTCCTTAAAGACTTGACCCGTATGCAGGGCTAATTGAACAATTCTAATCATAAGATTGTTTTCAGGGTccggaattattttcaaaatgggTGGGTGAGTCTGAAAAAGCTGTGAGAGAGGTATTTAGGAAAGCCAGACAAGTGTCGCCTTCGATAGTGTTTATCGATGAAATTGATGCGCTAGGGAGTGAGAGAAGTTCCTCTTCTAATAGTGGAAGCAATGTGCAAGAACGGGTTCTGGCACAATTGTTGACAGAACTGGACGGAGTCACTGCGTTGGGAAGCGTCACGTTGGTTGCCGCTACCAACAGGCCTGACAAAATCGATAAAGTCagtaaatttttgaaaaatagttcCATTGAGTTTCATTTTACTAATGAAAACACTATAATTTTCTCAGGCACTCCTTCGACCGGGTCGGTTGGATCGCATAATCTATGTACCGTTACCCGACAACGAAACTAGACAGGAGATATTTGATATAAAGCTGAGGAAAATGCCGATATGCGATAGTGTGAAAATTCAGGATCTAGTCGAACTCACAGATGGATATTCTGGGGCAGAAATCCAAGCTATATGCCACGAAGCAGCTATGAAAGCGCTTGAGGAGAATTTAAACGCTGCCATAATCACCAGAGAACATTTCAAAGCTGCGTTGGCAATCGTCACTCCTCGAACACCGCCGTccttaatcaaattatataacagTTACTTACGTAACAAATATTAAGTGCGAATTTGTTTATACTCGCTCGTCAAGCTATCGttccattattttatacaaacttCATGCTGCAATTTCAAATGACATTTTGACTCGTTTCACATCAACAAAATTTGCagtaaatttttacaaaataagaaactaaaaatgtcCGTAATTGTAAAGTGCGATCGCCCTTACGGCAAGAGAGAACTAAGAAGGATGATCGAGAGGTGCTCCTTTTATTATGTAGAGATGagatactaaatattattatctaattatcTTACAATACTGTTTGTAGGTAATAATTGGACTATAGATTTTGAtgcatttgtaacaaaaattagcTATTTTTTTAGACCAAAACCGCAttgtattcataatttttagtgTCGACCCTTTTCTATCGAATACTTCTAATTGATGGAACATTTGTTTCAGTTGTGGTTGTTGTCCCCCACCGGAACCGCAATGTCCACCGTGTCCTCCATCATGTGAGTCCATAATATGTTGTTCACCGGCTCCGGTCTGCTGTCCTGCACCTAGTTGTCCACCGGCTCCTGTCTGCTGTCCTGCACCTAGTTGTCCACCAGCTCCGGTCTGCTGTCCTCCACCTAGTTGTCCTGTACCTTGCCCTTCAACTAGCTGTCCTCCCCTACCCTGCCCGCCTCGACCTTTTATTTGTCCACCTTGCTGTTGTTATCCATGCGTCACCTGTGCAACTATACCTAAACCAGTGCCTGCACCTCCTGATTATGGACCTGTCATAAGAACACGCGTCACCACCGGTGGACTTTTCTACACAGGAACTATCAAATGCTATCCTTGCTCACTTTGCCCTCCACCTGTTTGTTGTCCCTAATTACGCTTCTATCTGTCCCTTTTCCCAGTCATAATTCTGTCAATTGTTTTCTACAGCCCAAATAAATGAAGTGTCTTTTTCTCAAATTCCGTGGGCAATCTGTTACCATGCATAGTGATTCATTTTCAAATAGTAACATCTTttgtaacaatgaaatatttggaaatattagcagattttaaattattataattgagtAAAGAAAATTCGTGTGGTAGTCTTTTGTATTCTtgaattgcatttttttttgaaaaaattggaTAGAAAGTGGAAttgcaataacaataaaaaggtgtacatatatatttaaattcaaaaaatattttttcccgCGTTCGAATCATTGTGTGATGGCGGGAAAACTATTTTCGAAGTTACGTCTTCGACACAGTGAAAACAGCTGCAGTGTAGCTGTAGCGTTcagttattattttcaacctgtaaaaaataaactaatacgggaaaatttgattttaaatttggaaaattttcaaGTAAGTAGGTGGTAGataaaaatggagaaagaaCAATGTGATGTGTGTCCGCGGGGGCATATAAGCGAATCAAGTTGCACTGTAACTACATGTACCTGGcctttattgaatattgaccGACCCCAAGGATGCCAAGAGTATTATCCTCCTATTAAACGGATAAAAGGAGTCAGGTAAAgacttaattactttattgtgcatcgttataaaattgtattactttAACAACGGTTGCACAATTGTAGATTTACACAACCCTCGAATAGTCCATGGGGTCACACTCCTTGGACGAATCTAATGTATCGCCCAGTGATAAAAGGGggctttaaatattttggagTGAATAAATTAGTACCTCTGGGTCCTCCCCCAAATTCACCTGTGCTCTGTCGTCCTGCTCCCGTTAGAAAAACTGATTGCCCGGGAATGATAGTTTATTGTGACAGCAGAgccttttaaattaaatatatgtaggTGGGTGCGTGAACGTCTCATCTGTTTGTATTGTCACTTGAACGGTAACACAtactattattgtataaaaattgtaaatgtgtttgtgtacataaaaattgagGTTATGTTTTGACGCGGTTTTTACAGTTTGactttagtaattttattcaattattgcaattaaacgGTTACTATATGGATGCTATATGGAATCATATGCAGTTGGAGCGCCCACCGAATGCAACTTGTTGCATTCAGCGCGAAAAATTTGGTAAGGTTGATCATAACCTATGTCATATaagattgaattaaatattgtttctgttctaataattatttattttttattatcagatACAGCAGGATTTTTGAATACTCtggacaaaattataagagaTTTAATTTCTCAAGAAACGTTACACAAAGAAGCAGCATTCTTGAGTAGATTATTATATCGTATGAAAAGTAAATTTCGAAATGATAAGGGTATGAAAGCCATGTCAAAGCTTAACAGAGCTTTGCTGAATTATCTGTCATTAAGACTTGAGAAAGAATATGAGAATTTAAGAAACTATGTTGAATTTGAGCATAAATATGTTAAGTTGCCTACTAAACAAATGGTAGAGTATGTTTTGGTAAGAACTCAAGGGTTTGCAAAGTTGATGGCTCGCATAGAAGAAGTATCAAAACATGCTGCTCATTTTCTTAGAAGTAGACTAATGTTAGGCCATGCCTGGTTTATTGCTACCATTGCATACTCTGTTGTTAGTAGAATATGGTAAGTTACAAtagaattaatgttttaacAGAGTATAAAACAAGTCCTTTTTCTCACAGGATGTTATCAAGGCATTTAACAAACAGATGTTGCATATGGTACAATGATTTATATCAATACTTGCAATCATTTAAAGTCTCAGGATTAAGTTGGCTTCCCAATGGATTTGTTCTGCCTTCGGATTTAAGGACATGGTTAACACTATCGTGGATAGATGAACCTATACCAGAGTAAGTATAGAATTCTTTATGGATGGCAATAtgtgattatattaataatttgaattcgtGCAGTGTTTCCAGCAGCcatggaataaaaaatgtcatgttcaaattaattacaccCTGTGATTATGACTCGGATGAAGACCTGGATTTAAACAAGCACAACTAtagcaaagaaataaaattgaaaaatccttCTCCTAACCTGCAGAAGGAAAATACTACATGTAATGATATTACAATAGATACAGATAATGATGCAGGAGGTATAGAAATCGTATTTAACGtaaatgtatgtaatatatatgtaaataagcAGGGATTAATAATTGCTTAtctattatagaaattatagatCGTCGCTCGTTTagtttaaaacaaattaaacagaCTTCCTTAAAAGTGgagaaatataagaaaacaaaaattgaagagGACACTGATTCTACTAATGTGATAGAGGAAAGTGCGAAAACGAtatcaacaaatttaaagaaaaaaaagcgtTTAATAACGGAGTTAACATTTACCAACGTGAAGAACAAGTCAGAGTTAATGCTTCTTTTAGACAAGGAATCGTATCCTGGCTTAGACAAATTACAATGGAACATGATTAGAAACAAGGGCAAAAAACAATTGAACAAGTTGGACGCGTCTTCCAGCAAAGCAGACCAATCCatcttaataaaaaagataattaaacGGATAACACAGTGGGTTACCTAATCGCAGCGTACACTAGTCCGACACCAAGTACacaatacagaaaattttacaaaatccaCAACGAATgtgtataacataaatattgtatttgtcatgaaaaactgttttattttgatGACTTAAAACATAAGTCCACAAATAACTATTGAAATGAATTCACGAGTGAATAAAGTTCAGCTTGGAAgtcgtttatatattttatcattgacTATAATGAACTTCTAGCAACCATAAGCGAAATGATAGTGCATTAAACATTTCCAGGGCAGGTCAcaatgtgaaataattcattattaccGAGTACACGTACATGCAtagtacatttttaaaatttaaattattaaacagcaAAATCGAACGAATGCAACTTCATGATGAATATAATTCGGTTGCATAATGATTATGCATCGTAATCCAGATGGGGGCGGTTCGTGTAGCGGCGCGGTCTCATCCACAGCCTAAATCCGGCGTTGTACTGTCTTTTCTTCATGTTGTTGAAGCAACAGGCCCGAAATTGTCGAGTGCCGCATATGTCAGCGCACTCTCGGCCGCATTGGTCGCAGGACAAAGTCTCTCCGATAGTCCAGAAAGCACACACTGCAACGTAGAACCCAGTATTTCTTTTTGTGGAGCCAGCTGCACCGCTCGAAGAAATGCATTTATGGATGTGGCGCCAGAACGTAATGAATTTTAAGCAAGTAATTACAAGTTGCCGCATCTACATGCCGCGCGGCGTGGcacaaactttttaaattttccggTCGAGAAACTATGCGCCGGAGAAATTTGTTCGTTACAAATTAACATCTTCTGATCTTCCGGTTCGCAGAGCTTAGGGCATTAAATACGGACGCGATTGGTTAAGGTCTTAGTAGCAACGATGCCCTGGCGGCTGCTTTAAGTGAGACACTGTTTGATGGGATTATCTCTTTGCAAAAGAGATTACACTGGGGTAGGCGATACCGTCTATTTCGGAATCCTTTGACGGCCTTTGGATCTCGCAATTAACGGACCATAGCGTACTTTTTATAGTCCAGAAAGATTAATTAGTTGGTAACAAAAAAACATAACGCTTACCTATCAGGAACAGTATCAAGCAAGTGGCATTCATCTTCATATTTGATAATCCGGGTGCAGAGGCCTTGAAGAAAAGGacaatttacttttaattaaaatagacaaGGATCTTTTCTatcaaatttttttgttaaatttttattgcattaggagactttaatttattgtttgtaCTATGAAATAGGGTACCGCACTTTGTAAGATTTGAACAGACCACGAAGCAAGCTctgaaatataatgaaaagaTTAAAGATTCTAaaggatattaaaaatgagatCTGTGTGCTCAAACGACACAGGCATTATCTACACAGACTCTCAAACTGGAAGAAAGTGGTCGAAGCGTATAATACTGATCAGAGAGATGCAAACTCACCAATCCTTCAGGGATGAACGTCGAAGACGAAGTGATAAGACCTCCTGCGGAGGACCGCCGCCTCAAGATATAGTCCCCCACCAGGCTCCTGTCGCCTCCTGCATCCTTAACGCGCACGCAATCGCATTTTCTGCATCGATACGGTATTCAGAACAATCTCCGAGTCGATTTACAACTATAATTAGACTTCTAATCGGCAGGAACCGGTGGTAGAAGCCACCTACGCGTTTGTAGAGAATGACCAGGGATTTGATTTGGAACAGGGGCGGTATATATAAGACAATAAGATTATACGTTCATGAATATTAGCATCGCTTCTTTAATGTGTTATTAATGTTACTAATATGTATGTGTAGATAATGCTGATGGGAAATGTTGGTTGATGATTACTCGTGGCGGTACTTCTTTGCGACAAGGATTGAGCTGAAACAGAAGTCATAGGTGGTTAAAGTCTTTCAATATTTGGAAttacaaatgttttataaaatctttacttattcaataatttagatatttgTTCCAATTTAGAATATAATCATTATGGAACCAAAGTGGTTcacttgatatttttaaaataccagGATAATAAACGATCCTCTCTCTTCGCTTATAATCCGTGTGAGGAATGGAGACCTCGCAGTCTAACAAGGTCGGCTCGAAGGTGTTCCTGATGATCACGACCCGCTTCACGGAAAGATCCTTCTTGTACCATTCTGTTTTCTCCGTCCTGTCGTAGTAGCTGTGTACTTCCACTCCCTCCACATAGAACTTGAGGATCGGTCTCGGATGTGCTCCGTTTACCACGCACGTCAAATTCAAATGGGTCTCGTTAAAAGAAGACACGTAAATTGTTGCGTCCTTCTCTGGCGCTAAAGAATTATCCAGAACTTTGTTATCATTCGACTCATCGGAATTCAATTAATGAGACTTTTGATTGCGTTTAGATACCATAAACGATCATTTGCGACCTCTTCGAATCCTCTTCCTGGAACGTGCTAACCGAACAAGTGTACTCGCCGCTCATGTTGACGGTAACCATCTTCAAGTGAATAATAGACTGCGATGTCGGGTgtcttaaattatttccagGATATTCGGCGAAACCATCTATCACTCCCACGTCCTGCGGTGGCACTATAAATGAGCAGAGtgaaagaaaatgttcatACGCGAATTAATTGATAGTTCAGTTTAAATTACTTGGCGGAATCCACTGATAAACTTGGTTCATGTTATGGTACCATTTCACTACGAGGCCGTTCTCGTCCGATCGAACATGGTAGACGCAAGATAGATCGATGGGGCCGGTCCCATTACGCACAATGCGTGGAAGGTCCAAAACGTTGATCTTCGAGGCGCACGTGTCtacaagaaatttatttatcgatacatatttatttagcaattaacATAGCgcgtaaatatttcaagtgtGTAATTCATTGATTGATTGCCTCCTTGTAAAATTAGAATCCACGCGATATACGCTTTAGAGcctatatgtatgtatagaaTGACTTTATCGCGTTAGAGCCGACCCGTACGCAACTCAAAACAACTGGAAATATCGAATGACTTTTTGGTAATCTGCTACGAGTcttaacgattttaattacattagaTTCCAATATCATTTACCTGAGAACGGATCGGATATTATAGCAGTAGCTAGCAGAAAAATCGTGTACACCGTTGACAGCATTTTCAACGAAGACCTTTTTACAGACTGTTGCACAATTAATCATGCTTCGTTAAACTTAAATCAAGCGCAGGTGAAAGATTCTGCGCAGCCATCGAATCTCCACTGTTCAGTGTATAAGCGTTGGaatctttagaattattattgtaagtCGGTTTTGCAATTTATGTCAGTTTATAgatgaataatttgtttcataaTTCCACCTCGTGCTTATTTATTTCAGCTTTACAGTCGATCTACCGCCAAATATTCAAACATCTGCTAACGCTCTTTTTGATTTCGTTGATCGTTTATAGATGgcatctatataatatttttgttattgttgcagatttaaaataattacctaATGCTCTCTAAATATCTTTtcatagatattaaatttaaaaacgtaTTGTTCATAATTGATCTGGTGTTAACAACTGCTACTCGTTACTTTACAATACTTTGTTGACATTCCCacattacttttaaaataaaaaatgaacatgTAGCGCCCTCTGcggtcgattaattaattggaaGTGTACAGATCGGAGCTCTTAGGCGACTAACCGTTCTTGTAATTTCCACTTAAGTCCAGTGTGTCTATTGGTAAAGTTATACAGTATTGGAACCTACTCTTGCACGCTTTTCTTACTTTCTAAGCTGGCGTGCACAACCCTACCGCATCCAATCCGCAGTAGATTCTGCCACAGCAGAAAGTCCTtaaccaatcagagcaaagcaGAAGTAAAGCCCATTACTGTAAAACATTCGGGCACAGTGGTATAGACAGTGCATACATTACTATAACACGTCATGTTCCCTGGCGTGACATACAACTGATTTTAACGTCTCTAATTCAAATAGTGGATACGAAAacagatttctttttttactgATTTATATTGTCATAAATACCTATTGTTTCCTTAAAAATGAATGACGATCCAAGAGAAGTTCTAGCCCTTTTAAATTCTTTGGGGTTTGTTGGAATTACCGCGCAACAACTGAAAGGTTTTATGAAAGGTAAACCTGTTTGTTATTACGGATGTTTCCACTTGTTtagtaattactttattttcacaTATTTCATGTGGCGTAGTTAATTCCATTATCTCTGTTGgcagatttgaaaatttatagaaaagtgAAAGAGCTGGAGCGGCAACagaggaaagaagaaatagcaaagaaaataatagataaacaGCAAAGCGATATGAAACGAATTCTCAGAGAACAGGGAAAACACTTGTCTTCGGTGATAAACTCTGTGTCTACTAATTCCTCTAATTCTATAGATGATAATTCTATTGTAAAGATAAAAGTGCACTGTGTATCAAATGACAAAGAGAATAGAGAACATGTTAATTCTGAAGACAGTCATTTAGGTATGAAacaaaactataattatacaagATCAAAATCTAAAACATCATCTGCACCATCCAATGTTAGACCTGTTAGCATATTCTGTAATGAAGAAAGTAATGATactcatttgaaaaattgtaaaaaatatcctGAGTACTCGAGACAAGACAATATCACAAG from Augochlora pura isolate Apur16 chromosome 5, APUR_v2.2.1, whole genome shotgun sequence harbors:
- the LOC144469743 gene encoding nucleolus and neural progenitor protein; its protein translation is MDAIWNHMQLERPPNATCCIQREKFDTAGFLNTLDKIIRDLISQETLHKEAAFLSRLLYRMKSKFRNDKGMKAMSKLNRALLNYLSLRLEKEYENLRNYVEFEHKYVKLPTKQMVEYVLVRTQGFAKLMARIEEVSKHAAHFLRSRLMLGHAWFIATIAYSVVSRIWMLSRHLTNRCCIWYNDLYQYLQSFKVSGLSWLPNGFVLPSDLRTWLTLSWIDEPIPDVSSSHGIKNVMFKLITPCDYDSDEDLDLNKHNYSKEIKLKNPSPNLQKENTTCNDITIDTDNDAGEIIDRRSFSLKQIKQTSLKVEKYKKTKIEEDTDSTNVIEESAKTISTNLKKKKRLITELTFTNVKNKSELMLLLDKESYPGLDKLQWNMIRNKGKKQLNKLDASSSKADQSILIKKIIKRITQWVT
- the LOC144469745 gene encoding uncharacterized protein LOC144469745, with product MLSTVYTIFLLATAIISDPFSDTCASKINVLDLPRIVRNGTGPIDLSCVYHVRSDENGLVVKWYHNMNQVYQWIPPMPPQDVGVIDGFAEYPGNNLRHPTSQSIIHLKMVTVNMSGEYTCSVSTFQEEDSKRSQMIVYAPEKDATIYVSSFNETHLNLTCVVNGAHPRPILKFYVEGVEVHSYYDRTEKTEWYKKDLSVKRVVIIRNTFEPTLLDCEVSIPHTDYKRRERIVYYPAQSLSQRSTATSNHQPTFPISIIYTYILVTLITH
- the LOC144469747 gene encoding uncharacterized protein LOC144469747, whose translation is MSVIVKCDRPYGKRELRRMIESCGCCPPPEPQCPPCPPSCESIICCSPAPVCCPAPSCPPAPVCCPAPSCPPAPVCCPPPSCPVPCPSTSCPPLPCPPRPFICPPCCCYPCVTCATIPKPVPAPPDYGPVIRTRVTTGGLFYTGTIKCYPCSLCPPPVCCP
- the LOC144469746 gene encoding trissin-like, which codes for MKMNATCLILFLIVCAFWTIGETLSCDQCGRECADICGTRQFRACCFNNMKKRQYNAGFRLWMRPRRYTNRPHLDYDA
- the LOC144469741 gene encoding ATPase family gene 2 protein homolog A → MTSKTKDSGRKSLPIWVTCEKCECTLTQKCTVEHDGNCPPNLEKWNHDFIYSGTLYSTVEMYKSQELPKNISQRALDDMVFISQSALQLCEIAIGDPVLVSTEGGTVVKTVWPTKDKSLTSVSLTKYAMELNDLQGLVKIQKMSCPVSIAKEFIISYTGRHSLPEASTELNIILKNHNEQKIFFVGNKFSIPFYGKRLTYQIVQVTSNESTDSISEQLKQLNLTSDHTYSIKLYKALYNTKWTILNEKEEKRDAPKKKICKMEDVGGYRNLIEDIKEVLNIGLGRCKSIGDFYISRGILLYGTAGVGKSIIANALISEYDLNCFTVHSSDIYSKSLGETEQKLKDIFMEAKAKAPSIILIEEIDSLCPKRSSSSTDHERKVLSQLVALFDDIQNANDNVVILGTTSKLDLVDSSLRRPGRIDKEFEIYVPTPTMRREILEKMLLKIPHSLLDEDIRNIAFVTHGYVGADLYGLCSQAVLNAVKRQQKMSVPFETLAEITVTDFNLALNVIKPSAMKEVLIEVPNIRWSDIGGQEDLKLKLKQAVEWPLRHPEAFQRMGITPTRGVLMFGPPGCSKTMIAKALATESRVNFLNIKGPELFSKWVGESEKAVREVFRKARQVSPSIVFIDEIDALGSERSSSSNSGSNVQERVLAQLLTELDGVTALGSVTLVAATNRPDKIDKALLRPGRLDRIIYVPLPDNETRQEIFDIKLRKMPICDSVKIQDLVELTDGYSGAEIQAICHEAAMKALEENLNAAIITREHFKAALAIVTPRTPPSLIKLYNSYLRNKY